Proteins encoded within one genomic window of Eleutherodactylus coqui strain aEleCoq1 chromosome 1, aEleCoq1.hap1, whole genome shotgun sequence:
- the DNAJC22 gene encoding dnaJ homolog subfamily C member 22: MGKRLLVAFGLWAIGGPLGLHHIYLGRDSHALFLMLTLGGFGMGWMWDFWKIPGLVSQVNKEIKKAKKMKEGTPPASAIRFMAQFATGIYFGLAAAIGLSSLTSYYVIALPLAIGLGVHLVASVGEQTSNLKNTLVAAFLTSPLFYGRAVSMIPISLAASITSQQHRHYQRQQGKDENLSLRLYRIGLAYLAFTGPLAHSALINTSRTVNYVAGCIGSLLEWISIFPSLSAKVEKILLLPYRIWGLFAGEGFHDHYFKEWEKIYEFVASFQNEKVEMACKILGVRSDATIEDINRHYRDLVKVWHPDHNRLRPVEAEKHFIEIQAAYETLLHLRKVRNPG; the protein is encoded by the exons ATGGGAAAACGGCTTCTAGTAGCTTTTGGCCTTTGGGCCATAGGTGGTCCGCTGGGATTGCACCACATATACTTGGGCCGTGACAGCCATGCCTTGTTTTTGATGCTTACCTTGGGCGGTTTTGGAATGGGCTGGATGTGGGACTTTTGGAAGATTCCAGGACTTGTATCCCAAGTGAATAAAGAAatcaaaaaagcaaagaaaatgaAAGAAGGAACACCACCCGCAAGCGCTATTCGTTTCATGGCGCAGTTTGCCACTGGCATTTATTTTGGTCTAGCCGCAGCAATTGGATTATCTTCCCTTACCAGTTACTATGTGATTGCTCTGCCACTAGCCATTGGCTTGGGAGTCCATCTTGTGGCGAGTGTAGGCGAGCAAACTTCTAACCTGAAGAATACGCTGGTCGCAGCGTTCTTGACTTCGCCACTATTTTATGGTCGTGCTGTGTCCATGATCCCCATCAGTCTCGCTGCAAGCATCACCTCTCAACAACACCGGCACTATCAACGACAGCAAGGGAAAGATGAAAATCTCAGTTTACGTCTATACCGCATTGGGCTAGCTTACTTGGCTTTTACTGGCCCGCTAGCTCACAGTGCTCTTATAAATACAAGTCGCACTGTCAATTATGTGGCCGGATGCATTGGATCCTTGCTTGAATGGATAAGCATTTTTCCCAGTCTGAGTGCAAAGGTGGAAAAAATTCTCTTACTGCCATACAGAATCTGGGGACTTTTTGCTGGAGAGGGTTTTCATGATCATTACTTCAAAGAATGGGAAAAGATCTATGAGTTTGTGGCCAGTTTCCAGAATGAAAAAGTAGAGATGGCCTGCAAG ATTCTAGGAGTGCGCTCAGATGCCACCATAGAAGATATAAATCGCCATTATCGAGACCTTGTAAAGGTTTGGCACCCTGATCACAACAGGCTCCGTCCTGTAGAGGCCGAAAAGCATTTTATCGAAATACAAGCGGCTTATGAAACTCTCCTTCATCTTCGGAAAGTGAGGAATCCCGGATAA